The following coding sequences lie in one Streptococcus suis genomic window:
- a CDS encoding energy-coupling factor transporter transmembrane protein EcfT: MKLDARTKILLVIFTSFTYGMRLTILENAVLVLGLSLLFWFSGKRKMAIMSPIAYSIFCLLSYITFLPAWLTHLLLVLTYTWPPLLAGHLLLMTTSGYELIHGLRKWYLPEVFLLTLGVMFRFLPAIKQDARTICASLKVRGIFLRKRDVVCKPLQYMEFFLVPLMMSLLRTAQELTVASLTKGLAVSTKSPAYIRSSWTVLDWSLCLCCLGFLILVRL, translated from the coding sequence ATGAAATTAGATGCTCGTACAAAAATTCTTCTCGTCATCTTCACTAGTTTTACCTATGGGATGAGGCTTACAATATTAGAAAATGCAGTGCTGGTCTTAGGCCTTAGCCTGCTTTTCTGGTTTTCTGGAAAGCGGAAAATGGCTATAATGAGTCCGATAGCCTATTCTATTTTTTGTCTGTTGTCCTATATTACATTTTTACCAGCATGGCTGACGCATTTGTTGCTTGTATTGACCTATACATGGCCTCCGCTTTTGGCAGGGCATCTATTACTGATGACGACAAGTGGTTACGAACTCATTCATGGTTTGCGGAAATGGTACCTGCCAGAGGTATTTCTTTTGACGTTGGGAGTAATGTTTCGTTTCTTACCTGCCATTAAACAGGATGCACGTACGATTTGTGCCTCTTTGAAGGTTAGAGGAATTTTTTTACGGAAGAGAGATGTGGTTTGTAAGCCACTCCAGTACATGGAGTTTTTCTTGGTTCCCTTGATGATGTCTCTCTTGCGAACAGCTCAGGAATTGACAGTAGCCAGTCTGACAAAAGGTTTGGCTGTATCTACGAAATCACCTGCATATATTCGGTCGTCTTGGACCGTGCTAGATTGGAGTCTTTGTTTATGTTGTCTCGGTTTTCTGATTCTCGTCCGGCTGTGA
- a CDS encoding ABC transporter ATP-binding protein translates to MLSRFSDSRPAVTVKNVALTYSGADKPALQIEDLTIPEGQCVVLCGESGSGKSSFLKVLNGLTPEYYPAQLSGQIFLGDLDLQKSSLEEISRHIASVFQHPSTQFFHSQVLQELVFPCENQGLSREEIENRLAWVMELFGLASLSQRTISSLSGGQQQRLALAVAAMQGTDVLVLDEPTANLDQEGIVIVEDILKTLKSQGKTIIIAEHRLSYLSQLADRYLYFQDGQVVTDYLADEFLSRTEECRQDMGLRCYDSAPYGRAIAERASQFVSDEQGLLVENLSVSQSGNLLYQIEKLCLAPGQVVGLVGPNGSGKTSLAQFLVGLADDKKARISWQGQSLTSRQRLEKTAFVMQEVRLQLFSETVARELTLGQKDEKIDEDLVSRFRLEDLLDRHPVSLSGGEQQRLMMVASLLADKEILVFDEPTSGLDLRQMQEVGRALLEVKKKNKLVLLISHDEELLELVCDKIVDIKQLRWGV, encoded by the coding sequence ATGTTGTCTCGGTTTTCTGATTCTCGTCCGGCTGTGACGGTAAAAAATGTAGCATTAACTTATTCAGGAGCAGATAAACCAGCCTTGCAGATAGAGGATCTGACCATTCCAGAAGGCCAGTGTGTTGTTTTATGTGGGGAGAGTGGCTCTGGGAAGTCTAGTTTTCTCAAGGTGTTAAATGGTTTGACGCCAGAATATTATCCTGCTCAGCTTTCGGGACAAATTTTCTTAGGGGACTTGGATTTACAAAAATCTAGTCTGGAAGAAATATCTCGGCACATTGCTTCAGTCTTTCAGCATCCGTCTACTCAATTTTTTCATAGTCAGGTCTTGCAGGAATTGGTCTTCCCTTGTGAAAATCAGGGTTTGTCAAGAGAAGAAATCGAGAATCGCCTGGCTTGGGTTATGGAATTATTTGGTTTGGCTTCTCTTAGTCAGCGAACGATTTCCAGTCTATCAGGTGGTCAGCAACAACGTCTAGCCTTGGCCGTTGCAGCTATGCAAGGGACAGATGTCTTGGTTTTAGATGAGCCGACTGCCAACCTAGATCAGGAAGGGATTGTGATTGTAGAGGACATCTTGAAAACTTTAAAAAGCCAAGGCAAGACCATTATTATTGCCGAGCATAGACTGTCTTATCTCAGTCAATTGGCAGATCGCTATTTATATTTTCAAGATGGGCAAGTGGTGACGGATTATCTAGCAGATGAGTTTTTAAGTCGGACAGAAGAGTGCCGTCAGGATATGGGCTTGCGTTGCTATGATTCGGCACCTTATGGACGAGCAATAGCAGAGCGAGCCAGTCAGTTTGTCAGTGATGAGCAAGGTTTGCTTGTTGAGAATTTGTCTGTCAGCCAGTCAGGAAACCTTCTATACCAGATTGAAAAACTCTGCTTGGCACCAGGTCAGGTGGTTGGTCTGGTTGGTCCTAATGGCTCTGGCAAGACGAGTTTGGCTCAATTTTTGGTTGGTCTGGCAGATGATAAGAAGGCTAGGATTTCTTGGCAGGGGCAGTCCTTGACCAGTCGCCAACGCCTTGAAAAAACAGCCTTTGTCATGCAGGAGGTCCGTCTGCAACTCTTTTCTGAAACAGTTGCTAGGGAACTAACCTTGGGTCAAAAAGATGAGAAAATTGATGAGGATTTGGTCAGCCGTTTTCGCTTGGAGGACTTGCTGGATAGGCACCCAGTCAGTTTGTCGGGTGGTGAGCAGCAACGCTTGATGATGGTGGCTAGCTTATTGGCGGACAAGGAGATTCTTGTCTTTGATGAGCCAACTAGCGGTTTGGATTTAAGACAGATGCAGGAAGTAGGCAGGGCTCTTCTTGAAGTAAAAAAGAAAAATAAATTAGTGCTATTGATTTCCCATGACGAAGAACTCTTGGAGCTGGTTTGTGATAAAATAGTGGATATCAAACAGTTGAGATGGGGAGTATGA
- a CDS encoding threonine synthase: MTLVYQSTRDAKNTVSASQAILQGLATDGGLFTPISIPTVDLDFSVLKDASYQEVAKLILSAFLDDFTADELDYCINNAYDSKFDTPVIAPVVKLNGQYNLELFRGSTIAFKDMALSILPYLMTTAAKKHGLENEIVILTATSGDTGKAAMAGFADVPGTQIIVFYPRDGVSKVQELQMTTQTGANTHVVAIDGNFDDAQTNVKQMFNDEALRAKLVAKKLQFSSANSMNIGRLVPQIVYYVYAYAQLVKTGEIAAGDKVNFTVPTGNFGNILAAYYAKQIGLPVGKLICASNDNNVLTDFFSTGVYDKNRTFRVTTSPSMDILVSSNLERLIFHLFGNDAAKTAELMEALNTAGQYDIQGADAEILSLFAAAFATEEETAAEIKRVYDESDYIEDPHTAVASAVYKQYVEQTGDQTPTVIASTASPYKFPVVAVEAVTGQSGLTDFEALAKLHEISGVALPPAVDGLETAPIRHTTVVAAAAMQAEVERYLGV; this comes from the coding sequence ATGACACTAGTTTATCAATCAACACGCGATGCTAAAAATACTGTATCGGCTAGTCAGGCGATTTTGCAGGGCTTGGCGACAGATGGTGGTTTGTTTACACCGATTTCCATTCCAACAGTTGACTTGGATTTTTCAGTTCTCAAAGACGCTTCTTATCAAGAAGTTGCCAAGCTGATTTTGTCGGCTTTCTTGGATGATTTTACGGCAGATGAACTGGACTACTGTATCAACAATGCCTACGACAGCAAGTTTGACACGCCAGTTATTGCCCCAGTTGTTAAGCTCAACGGTCAGTACAATTTGGAACTCTTCCGAGGTTCAACCATTGCCTTTAAGGATATGGCACTGTCTATCCTGCCTTACTTGATGACAACTGCGGCTAAAAAGCATGGTTTGGAAAACGAGATTGTCATCTTGACAGCGACTTCAGGCGATACAGGCAAGGCGGCTATGGCTGGCTTTGCGGATGTCCCAGGCACGCAAATCATTGTCTTCTACCCACGCGATGGGGTGTCTAAGGTCCAAGAATTGCAGATGACCACGCAGACAGGGGCTAATACGCACGTGGTGGCCATTGATGGAAACTTCGACGATGCTCAAACCAACGTTAAGCAGATGTTCAACGATGAGGCCCTCCGTGCCAAATTGGTGGCTAAGAAACTCCAGTTTTCATCTGCCAACTCTATGAACATCGGCCGCTTGGTGCCACAGATTGTGTACTATGTCTATGCCTATGCTCAGCTGGTCAAGACTGGCGAGATTGCTGCGGGCGACAAGGTCAACTTCACCGTTCCAACAGGAAACTTCGGGAACATCTTGGCGGCTTATTACGCCAAGCAAATCGGTCTGCCAGTTGGCAAGCTCATCTGTGCTTCCAACGATAACAATGTCCTAACCGACTTCTTCTCGACTGGCGTTTATGACAAGAACCGTACCTTCCGCGTGACCACCAGTCCGTCCATGGACATCTTGGTGTCTTCTAACTTGGAGCGGTTGATTTTCCATCTCTTTGGCAATGACGCTGCAAAAACAGCCGAGCTCATGGAAGCCTTGAACACGGCTGGTCAGTATGATATTCAAGGAGCTGACGCGGAAATCCTCTCTCTCTTTGCTGCCGCCTTTGCGACAGAAGAAGAAACTGCTGCAGAAATCAAGCGAGTCTATGACGAGTCAGACTACATTGAAGATCCACATACGGCTGTTGCTTCAGCTGTCTATAAACAGTATGTGGAGCAAACAGGTGACCAAACTCCGACAGTGATTGCTTCTACAGCCAGTCCTTATAAGTTCCCAGTGGTTGCGGTAGAGGCTGTGACAGGCCAGTCAGGCTTGACCGACTTTGAAGCCCTTGCTAAACTGCATGAGATTTCAGGTGTAGCCCTGCCGCCAGCTGTGGACGGCTTGGAAACGGCACCTATTCGCCACACTACCGTTGTTGCAGCAGCAGCTATGCAGGCTGAGGTAGAACGCTATTTGGGTGTTTAA
- a CDS encoding ABC transporter ATP-binding protein, giving the protein MNYGTRTGENLQRKEKALLKRLKERIKPKMKLVYLAAFLSWVQFLMRIISFYLIAKGFVTYYEGGQVDLVRFVLILLGLNAFGYGAALIAKRLQGLGSQFARDSLKQSFFEALLAKDGQFESKATAADVFNIASQGIDSLDTYYSYYMASSLRTQFNCATVLLLVFLIFPLGAVIFILALPLIPISIIAMQKRSKRIMNRYWGSYMDVGNLFLDDLKGLNTLYSYQADETYEKTFNEQAEDFRDATMELLSFQLQAVGYMDTVMYLGIGLSGFVAVNSLAAGNLSLFSMLFFVLIATEFFAPIREQGYGMHLVMMNTKMADRIFGFLDSMTAEQEIDSVHVPAFDSLKLEDLAFVYGEKPVLEDISMTMTAGKVYALAGESGQGKTTLAQLLLGRLRADKGAIYLGEQEVSTVSQLSLNEQVLYVSGQSTLLNQSIYENLRMACDWSKEDILAWADQHGVLQFVKHLPDGLDTIVGDDDAFLSPGQRQQVICARAVLTKRSLYIFDEVTSSVDQDNEGLIYDLINLVAKDAIVIIITHKMKQVEQADDILFLSAEGAVTGNHATLYQTSSAYGQLVNQQRELEEAVYG; this is encoded by the coding sequence GTGAACTATGGCACAAGAACAGGAGAAAATCTCCAGAGAAAAGAAAAAGCCCTCTTGAAGCGGCTCAAAGAACGCATCAAGCCCAAGATGAAGCTGGTCTATTTGGCGGCCTTTCTATCCTGGGTGCAATTTTTGATGCGGATTATTTCCTTCTACCTGATTGCTAAGGGTTTTGTGACCTACTATGAGGGCGGACAGGTTGATTTAGTACGGTTTGTCCTCATCTTGCTAGGTCTCAATGCCTTTGGTTATGGTGCGGCTTTGATTGCTAAGCGTTTGCAGGGCTTGGGTTCCCAGTTTGCTCGGGATTCGCTCAAACAGTCCTTCTTCGAGGCTCTCTTGGCCAAGGACGGTCAGTTTGAGTCAAAAGCGACAGCGGCGGATGTCTTTAACATCGCCTCACAGGGGATTGATAGCCTGGATACCTACTATTCCTACTACATGGCATCTTCTCTGCGGACCCAGTTCAACTGTGCGACCGTTCTCTTGCTGGTTTTTCTGATTTTCCCGCTGGGTGCGGTCATTTTCATCTTGGCTTTGCCTCTGATTCCCATTTCTATCATCGCTATGCAGAAGCGGTCCAAGCGGATTATGAATCGCTACTGGGGCTCCTACATGGATGTGGGCAATCTTTTCCTAGACGACCTCAAGGGGCTTAATACCCTTTATTCCTATCAGGCGGATGAGACTTATGAGAAGACCTTCAATGAGCAGGCCGAGGACTTCCGCGATGCGACCATGGAGTTGCTCAGTTTTCAGCTGCAAGCGGTGGGCTACATGGATACGGTCATGTATCTGGGGATTGGCTTGTCTGGTTTTGTGGCGGTCAATAGCCTAGCGGCAGGCAATTTGTCCCTCTTTAGTATGCTTTTCTTTGTCCTCATTGCGACGGAGTTTTTTGCACCCATACGGGAGCAGGGCTACGGTATGCACTTGGTTATGATGAATACCAAGATGGCGGATCGCATTTTTGGTTTCTTGGACAGTATGACAGCGGAGCAGGAAATCGATTCTGTCCATGTGCCTGCTTTTGACAGTCTAAAACTAGAAGATTTGGCCTTTGTCTACGGAGAAAAGCCAGTCCTAGAAGATATTTCTATGACCATGACAGCTGGAAAGGTCTATGCCTTGGCAGGTGAGTCAGGGCAGGGGAAAACGACCTTGGCCCAGCTGCTCTTGGGACGCTTGCGGGCGGATAAGGGAGCTATTTACTTAGGTGAGCAGGAGGTTTCGACTGTCAGCCAGTTGTCTCTGAATGAGCAGGTCCTCTATGTATCGGGCCAATCAACCTTACTTAACCAGTCTATCTATGAAAATTTACGCATGGCTTGTGATTGGTCCAAGGAGGACATCTTGGCTTGGGCAGATCAGCATGGGGTCTTGCAGTTTGTTAAGCATTTGCCAGATGGGTTGGACACGATTGTTGGTGATGATGATGCTTTCTTGTCGCCTGGTCAACGCCAGCAGGTTATCTGTGCCCGTGCGGTCTTGACCAAACGCTCCCTTTATATCTTTGACGAGGTGACCTCCAGCGTTGATCAGGACAATGAAGGTTTGATTTACGACCTCATTAACTTGGTGGCCAAGGATGCGATTGTTATTATTATTACACATAAGATGAAGCAGGTGGAGCAGGCAGATGATATTCTCTTCTTGTCTGCGGAGGGGGCTGTGACAGGCAACCATGCCACGCTTTATCAGACTAGCTCGGCTTATGGTCAGCTGGTTAATCAACAAAGAGAATTGGAGGAAGCCGTTTATGGATAA